The Halobaculum magnesiiphilum genome contains the following window.
GAGAACTCGCCGAACAGCATCACATGTCGCTGTCGGACGACGAGGTCGCCGACTTCGCGGCGATCATCGAGGGGATGTTGGACGGGTACGAGCGGATCGACGAACTGTCGGCGCCGACGCCGGAGGTGAAGTACCACACCCGCGATCCGGGCTACGAGCCCGACGCCGAGGAAGACCCGCTCAACGCGTTCGTCCGGAAGTGTGAGGTACAGGGCGCGGACGGGGGACCACTCGCCGGCTACGAGGTCGGGCTCAAAGACTCCGTGTCGCTCGCGGGCGTCGAGATGACGCTCGGCTCGAAACTGTTCGAGGGGTACGTGCCGTCCACGGACGCGACGATCGTCACACGACTGCTCGATGCCGGCGCGACGATCACGGGGAAGCTCAACATGGAGGACATGGCGCTGTCCGGGAGCGGCGAGCTCTCGGCGACCGGTCCCGTGCTCAATCCCCGCGATGACGACTACATCGCAGGCGGATCCTCCAGCGGGAGTGCGGCCGCGGTCGCGACGGGGGACGTCGACGTCGCCATCGGCGGCGACCAGGGCGGGTCGATCCGGATCCCTGCTTCGTGGAGCGGGATCGTCGGCCACAAACCCACACACAGCCTCGTTCCCTACACCGGCGTCGCCGGACTCGGTCGCTCGTTCGACCACGTCGGCCCGATGTGCTCGACGGTCGAGGACTGTGCGCTCATGCTCGACGTGCTCGCGGGCGCCGACGGGCTCGATCCGCGACAGGGTGCCGTCCCCACCCAGCACTACAGCGAGGCGCTCGGGGTAACTCCGAGCGAGATCACCGTCGGGGTGCTACAGGAGGGCTTCGGCCACGAGCAGAGCGAACCGGGCGTCGACGAGACGGTCCGTACCGCGCTCGATGCGTTCGAAGCGGCCGGCGCGGAGGTGGTCGACGTCTCGGTGCCGATGCATCTCGACGGCCTGCCGATCTGGAACGCGATCGGCCTCGAAGAGATCACTGCGACGGTCAACGCCGAGTGTGTCGGCCACTACGGGAAGGGCTTCTACGACACGCAGTTCGCGGACGCGTTCGGTCGTGCTCGCCGATCTCAGGCGGACGATTACCTCACGACGATGAAGCTCACGCTGATCGCCGGACAGTACCTGTCAAACGAGTACCGGGGGCACTACCACGCCAAGGGACAGAACCTCGCTCGCAAGCTCACCGACGCCTACGACCAGGCGCTCGAGGACGTCGACGTGCTCGCGATGCCGACGACACCGCAGACTGCTCACGAGGTCGATCGCGACATCTCGCGGGTCGAAGCGATCGACCGAGCGCTCGACATGCTCTCGAACACGGCGCCGTTCGACAACACCGGCCACCCGGCGATCAGTGTGCCCGCAGGGCAGTCGGATGGCCTTCCGGTCGGCGTGATGTTCGTCGGCGACAGCTTCGACGACGCGACCGCGCTGGCGAGTGCGCACGCCTTCGAGCAGCACGTCGAGGTAACGTTGTAGCGGTCGCACTTCGCCACCGGCGCGAGAGACGGCGATCGGCTGATCCGGAGGGCGATCGCGAGGCCGGACGACTTCTACTGATCGAAGAGATCGTCGAGGTTGGCCGCAAGCGAGCAGCAAGGTGAACTCGAAGTATTTCTATTCCGTTGAAAGTGGGTCCTCTCCCACGGCAATCGGATATATTCGTCTTTACCTGGCTACAAAGAATTAACCCTGTCCGATCGATGTACTGGGTACCCCTATCAGATGACGCTCTCGCGTATTCCTCGCAACCGGCACAGGAACTGCGTCGAGATCCGGACGAATCGCGGTGAAACCACGTCGCAGTACGACTTCGATAGCTCATGACAGACCCAACTCTCAGAACCCGTGCATTGCTCTTGGCCGCGGTGGTGGTGTTCAGCGTCTTCGCTGGCACTGCCGCCGCGGGAACTGCAGCCGGGGCTCCCACCGCTTCAGCGGGAACCCTCAGTGACGTACCTCCCGTCCGAGACCCCGGATCGACGGGCGCGTCCGTTCAGGTGAGTACGCACACCGACAGCCCGCATCGGCCCACAACGCTCGTCCAAAGCGACGGCGACAGCGAGGTCAACCTCTCGGAGGGTTCCATCGAGGTTCCACGAGGCGGGATCGCGACGTTCACCGTGCGGCTGAACGACTCCGGTAGCTCCGCGACGGTCGTCATCGGCAACGAGAGCGAGGACGGCTATCAGGCCAACGTCTCGGTCACCGACGCCAACGACGACGGGGAAGTTACCTTCGCGTTCAACACCTACACGGCGGGCAACACCTCGGCCGGTACCGTCGTCCGGTTGGTCGGCGACAGCGAATCCGACCGGATCACGTTCGACAGCACTGAGAGCCAGACCGGGTTGAATTCCCTCCTCGACACCGGCGACTACCTCGTCGCGGTCGGGACGAACGACGACCCCGCCGCCGTTCTCGAAACGCCGGACTTCGTCGGGGCGCTGTTCGTCGCTGAGCGTTCGGACCCGTCACAAACGCTCTGGCGGACGACGCAGGACACGCTCTCGGACGTTCGGGAGGCTAGCGACAACGAGACCCGCTCTGCGGTGACGAGCGTCGGCGACGCCATCGTGAACGAACGACTGACGCGGACCGACACGCTGGCGTTCACACCCAACGATTCGAACAGCGACGTGCTCGTCACCGAGCTCTCCGTGCCAGGGCTGTCCGGAATGCTCGGCACAGTCAGCGGCGGTGAGGTCACGGACGAGTTCACTGCAGCCATCCGGTCGAACAACTCCTCCGATGCCCCGTTTCGTGTCGTCCTTGCGGAGCAGAATCCGGGGCTGAACCGGGAGCCCGTTACGCTCGACCTCGGCGAGACGCTCTCTGCAGGGACGGGGATCGACGACGCGCTCACGGTCGTCTACGCCGGCGGGGACACGTTCTACGTGTTCGTGGACTACGACGCCGTGGCCGCCAGCACGGTCGACGGAACGGATTCCGCCTTCGAGGACGGCGACGAGATCGCCGTCAACGGTACCTTGCAGGACGCGCGCCTGCTCGACATCGATCCGAACGAGACGGATGCCTCGGAGGGTGCATCCCGGTATCCGACCGCTTCGGCGACCTTCACGCTCGAAGCGGCCGACGGTGAGTTCGATGTCAACGAGGACGACCTCGTGACGACGACGGCCGGCGAGAACGCGACGATCACCGGAACGACGAACGTCGCGCCGGGGACGGAGTTGACGGTCGTCATTCGCTCGGGCGAAGAAGTTCAAGCGGCGTTCCTCGAGAGCCAGACAGTCACCGTCGGTAGTGACGGGACGTTCACGGCATCGTTCAATTTGAGCGCGCAAGCTCCCGGAGATACGTTCGAAGCGGAGGTCACGCAGGGACCCTTCACGACGGCGTCCGAGGGGGTGATCGTCGAGGAGAACGCGACGGAGGCATCGTAACAGCAATCAACCTGATTACGTGAGGACCTACTCACAGGCTCTCGTTGACGTGGCGCGATCGAGATGCTGAAACTGCGCACTACTTAGAGAATGTCTCGCACTCGCGTACGTGGATTTGTTCGCTTGGAGGCATCTTCGAGAGGCGAACCGTTCTCGACGGACGTGAGCGATACTTGGCTCGATACGATCCGCCTTCGTCCGGGACGCGCGCGAGCCGAACCCGACCCAAATCCTCCGCGGCGCCGTGGCACCTCCGCCCACGATCCTCCACAAAGTACTTATTCGCGGTTCGGGCGAGAACCCCCGACACGCCCGAATTCTGGTGTGTGAAGCGTTGACGCGCCCCCGGATTTACCACAAGACATTTATAAGGTCCGATGTTGGTAACGACCGTACCCCTACCCATGGTGACAGCAGATAGTATCCCTCGCCGAGTCCGCTTCGCGGGCGTTCTGGAGCAGGCGTGGGCGAACGGTGTTGTCGCCGCTTGCAGTGCGACTACAGCAAACCATGACAGAAACTAACAACAAGATCCGCGCGCTGTTCCTGACAGCGCTGATGGTGTTCAGCGTCTTCGCTGGCACTGTCGCGTTTACAGGGACGGCTGCTGCGGCTAATGCTACACTCTCGGGCGTTGATTCGAGTGTGCAAGCAGGCAACGACATTACGTTCGATGCTTCAGCCGCGAATGCGGACAACATTACGGTATGGATCGATGAAAATGAGGACAATGCCCTGAACTCGTCGGAGGTCAACGACACGTTCACTGGGGCATCCGTAACTGACGGCACCCTGACTGTTCCGTCGGACCTTCCTGAGGGAGACTACGTTCTCGCCGCGGCTGAGAACACTAGCTCCCCCACCACGGCCGACGATACATTCACGTTCACGGTAGACAACTCGGGGCCGTCGGTCAACAGCGTTGTCCACTACGACAATGACACGTCCTCCGGCGAGGACGGCGAGCTTGAGATCGCGTTCAGCGAGAATATCAGCTCGGGCACCATCACGCTCTACGATGAGGATGGTTCCGTCGTTGACACCCCCTACTCCGTCAGCGGCAACATGAACAACGGCCAGTTCCTCGTCGATGTTGCTGGCGATGTCAACCCGCGTGTTGATGTCGTCAACATCGACGTTGAGGACTCCGCCGGTAACGCGATCTCTGACAACTTCAGTGTCACGTTCGCGTCCACGACGATCAAGAACGTCACCAACAACGACGCGACCGCGTTCGAGGGTTCGACCGTCGCTGTCGTCGACAGCACCGGTCTCGACAGCTCCGTTGAAGTCACGGGTCCCAACGACTTCTTCTTCAGCGGAACGACCGGCACCAACAGCCAGGTCTACACCTTCGACACGGGCGACCGTGACCTGGGTGACTACAACGTTACCTTCTCGTCCGGCCCTGACCAGATCCTGACGCTGCGGAACCTCGGTCTGGACGCCTCGGTTGACGAGGAGAACATCACGGTCGAGGAGGCCCTGACGGGCGAGATCAGCGCCAACAACGGCAACCGCGACGTTGACGTTGATGTCCTCGACTCCGACGACGATGTCGTCGCCGAGGACACCGTCACGCTCGACGGCTCCGGTAACGGCGCCTTCGACGCCGGTACGCTCGAAGACACGGGCGATTACACGGTCGAGGTCACGGACGTTGCGACTGGCGTCACCGTGACGGCCGGTAACGTCACCGTCAACGAGGCTGAGGAAGGCGAGGCCGCGCTCAGCGAGGGCACGGTCACTGTCACGCAGGGTGACAACGCCCAGTTCACCGTCGAGTTCTCCGGTGGCGCCACCGAGGGCACGGTCCTCATCGGCGACATCGAAGAGGACGGATACCAGGCCAACGTCACCGTCACTGAGGACAGTGACGACGACCAGGTCACCTTCACGTTCAACACCTACACTGCCGGCGGTGCCGGGACGACCGTGTCCCTTGCTGGCGACAGCGTGGGCACTGACGACGAGGTTACCCTGACCAACGACGGTGACGCAGACTACGAGCAGCTCTCGGATATCCTCGACACTGGCGACTACATCGTCAGTACGAGCACGGGCGACGCGGTCGCGACGGCCGACAGCCCCGACGAGGTCGGTACGCTCATCATCGAGCAGCGTGAGGCGCCGAGCCAGCAGCTCTGGCGCACGAGCGACACCACGCTCGAAGCTGTCGCTGATGCAATCGACGACGAGGACGAGGACGAGGTTGCGGCCATCACCTCGGCCGTCGAGAACGACCAGGTCACGCAGACTGACACGGTCGCCATCGACCCCGACGGCTCGATGGACGACATCTTGGTCCACCAGGTCACTGCGCCCGGTCTCGAGGGTCTCCTCGACGATGTGAGCGCGGACGGCGACTCCACGACGGAGGCGCTGTACCAGGCTACGCAGGAGACCAACGACTACGGCCAGCCCGCGGTTGAGATCCTCTTCGAGGAGACCAACCCCGGCTCGAACGCCGAAGCGACCTCGCTCAACGTGAGCACGCTCACCGCGAGCGAGGCCACCAGCGCACTGACGGTCGTGTACGACGACAGCTCGTCGAACTACTACGTCTTCGTTGACACGGCCGCCCTCGAGGATGCTGGCTTCGAGGACGGTGACAACGTTGAGACCGACATCAACGTCCAGAGCGACCGCCTGCTCGACATCGACGATGATGTCGACGCAGAGGGAGCTGAAGACGAGTACCAGACCGCTGCGGCCAACTTCAGCGTCGAAGAGGCCGACGGTAGCTTCGACGTGAACGAGGACGACGAGGTTGAGGCAGTTGCCGGCAACGCGTCCATCACGGGTACGACGAACGTCGCGCCCGGGACGGAGTTCACGGTGCGTGTCCAGTCGACCGAGGAGACGCAGCCGCGCTTCATCGAGACGCAGACCGTGACCGTCCAGGCGGACGGCACGTTCGAGGCGACCTTCAACCTGAACGACAACGCTGCCGGTGACACCTTCACCGCTAGCGTCCGTCAGGCTGGCTTCTCCGCGTCGGCTGACGGTGTCCTCGTCGAGAGCGTCTCGACGCCGACGGCCACGCCGGACGACGGCACGCCGACGGACACCGCGACACCGGACGACGGTACGCCGACGGCCACCGCGACGCCTGACGAGGGCACGCCGACGGCCACCGCGACGCCTGACGAGGGCACGCCGACGGCGACCCAGACGTCCACGTCGACGCCCGGCTTCGGTGCCGTGCTGGCAGTCATCGCCCTCATCGGCGCTGCGCTGCTGGCGGTCCGCCGCGACAACTAACTAACCACGACTGACCGGGCGTAACCCGGTCACCTTCCGCTTCACGCGGACCCTTTCTTTCGACGCGCTCATGTCGGCCAGCGGCGGCGCCGTCGATCGGACCGACACCGACACAGATGAGCGACCGGCTTCCATGTGCCGCAACATGTATGAGACGGTGACCCGTATCGCTACTCATGGCGACCGACGGCTCCCCGGAAGAAACGACCGTCAGCGATACGGGAATGGTAACCATCCCGGCATCACTTCGGCGACGGCTCGACATCGAGGCGGGGGATAAACTCCGGTGGAACGTCGACGAGGAGGGGCAGCTCTCGATCGAGGTCGTTCGACAACGCTACGGCGCGTTTGAGGACGACGACCGGAAGGCCGACATGGGCGGTGACAGTCTGGAAACGCACGACGCCTCCGGATACGAGGTGGACTCCGCGTTCGCGGAGGACGCCTGATGCCCCACGCAGTCGTCGATTCCAACGTTCTCATCGACTACAAGGACACGAGTGCGGACGACCGCCACGAGCGTGCCGAAGCGATCGTCCTCGGTATCGATCGAGGCGAACTCCCGACTACTCGGGTGACGAACTACGTCCTGTTGGAGTCGCTGAACTGGATTCACGAACGGCGACGACACGATATCGCGGTCGACCTCCGGAACCGACTCTCCGCTTCGGCGGGATTCGAATTGGTTCATTCCGCACAGGCGGATTTCCACCGGGCAGTCGAGTTGTTCGAGACATACGACGGGATCGCGTTCGGTGATGCGACGCTCGTCGCGTACATGGAGCGGGTGGACATCGACTACCTGTATTCGTTCGACGATGACTTCGACGCGATCGAGTGGATCACTCGACTGGACACACCGAACGACCCACGCCAGTAGCTGCGCCTCGGCACCCACGACACACGAGACGACAAGGGCTTTACCCGACAGCGCCGATCCACGAACGAATGGCGAGCATCTACACCGACCTGCTGGGGTGGGTGGTGATCGCGACGTTCCTCGCGGGCGCGGGCGTCGAGTACGTCCGACGCAACCGCGTCGGCGACGACGCGGGCGCGCTGGCGACCCTCCGACGCCGCCTCGACGCCTCCGAGACCCCGCCCGAGCGCACGCTCGCGACCGCGGGGTGGGTGCTGTTCGCCGCCTTCTGGCTCGCGCTGTTCCCGCACTTCGCGTTCACGCAGAAGAGCTACGTCGAGGGGGTGCTCTCGCTGCTCGCGGTCCCCGCGTGTCTGTACGCCGGGTGGCTGCTGTGGAACGGCCGCGACTCGCTGCTGGTGCTCTCGCGGGCGGTAGCCGCGATGGGAGTCGTCTACTTCCCGTTCGAGTCGATCGAGGTGCTCAAGCGGACGCTGATCCTCGTCGTCACCGGACAGACCGGCTGGGCGATGGCGCAGTTCGGCTACGAGCCCGCGCTGGTCGAGGGGCCGATCCTGGGGTATCAGAATGCGTATCGGTTCGTCACGGCCGACGGACACGGCCTCCTGTTCGAGGTCGTCCTCGCGTGCACCGGGCTGGGGAGCATGGCGATCTTCGCGGGGCTCATCGCCGCGGTGCGTGCCCCCCTCGGCCGGAAGCTGCGCGCGCTGGCCGTCTCCATCCCGATCATCTGGCTGCTCAACATCGCCCGGACCACGTTCATCGGGATCACCTTCGGCAACCAGTATCTCCAGCTGTTCGTCGACGAGGTGCTGTTCCTGTTCGGCTCCTCGGACCCGTACATGGTGTCGTTTTTCCTCTCAGACCGGGTGATATCGCAGGTGCTCGCCGTCGTCGCGCTCGTCGGGATCACCTACCTCGTCGTTCGCGAACTCCCCGAACTCGTCACCGTGATCGAGGACGTGCTGTACATGATCACGAAGGAGGAGTACGACCTGCTGGAGTCGCTGGACCTGCCGCGAGAGCCAGTTCGGGCGGATGGCGGTCGAGACGTTGACGATCGGTAGCGCCCGTTCTTCCGGTGGAAACGTTTACCGCGTAGAGCCCTCTACTGGGAGGTATGTCCACGTCTGTAAAGGTCGATGACGAGACGAAATCACGGCTCGAACGCCTCCAAGCGGAAGTTCGCCTGCAGACCGGACGGAACGTGACGCAGCAAGAACTGCTCGCACGACTCGTCGACGGCGCCGTCGAATCCAAGGCGGAGCTCATCGAGTCGTTCCGTCCCGAGCACGTTCCGTTGTCCGACGACGACCGAGCGGCCTTCCACGACGGAATGATCGCTTCGGGTGTGACAACGACCGAGGAGGACATCGACGAGGTACTGTACGAGTGAGCGTGTTCGTCGATACCGGTG
Protein-coding sequences here:
- a CDS encoding AbrB/MazE/SpoVT family DNA-binding domain-containing protein, with product MATDGSPEETTVSDTGMVTIPASLRRRLDIEAGDKLRWNVDEEGQLSIEVVRQRYGAFEDDDRKADMGGDSLETHDASGYEVDSAFAEDA
- a CDS encoding type II toxin-antitoxin system VapC family toxin; protein product: MPHAVVDSNVLIDYKDTSADDRHERAEAIVLGIDRGELPTTRVTNYVLLESLNWIHERRRHDIAVDLRNRLSASAGFELVHSAQADFHRAVELFETYDGIAFGDATLVAYMERVDIDYLYSFDDDFDAIEWITRLDTPNDPRQ
- a CDS encoding BGTF surface domain-containing protein, with protein sequence MTETNNKIRALFLTALMVFSVFAGTVAFTGTAAAANATLSGVDSSVQAGNDITFDASAANADNITVWIDENEDNALNSSEVNDTFTGASVTDGTLTVPSDLPEGDYVLAAAENTSSPTTADDTFTFTVDNSGPSVNSVVHYDNDTSSGEDGELEIAFSENISSGTITLYDEDGSVVDTPYSVSGNMNNGQFLVDVAGDVNPRVDVVNIDVEDSAGNAISDNFSVTFASTTIKNVTNNDATAFEGSTVAVVDSTGLDSSVEVTGPNDFFFSGTTGTNSQVYTFDTGDRDLGDYNVTFSSGPDQILTLRNLGLDASVDEENITVEEALTGEISANNGNRDVDVDVLDSDDDVVAEDTVTLDGSGNGAFDAGTLEDTGDYTVEVTDVATGVTVTAGNVTVNEAEEGEAALSEGTVTVTQGDNAQFTVEFSGGATEGTVLIGDIEEDGYQANVTVTEDSDDDQVTFTFNTYTAGGAGTTVSLAGDSVGTDDEVTLTNDGDADYEQLSDILDTGDYIVSTSTGDAVATADSPDEVGTLIIEQREAPSQQLWRTSDTTLEAVADAIDDEDEDEVAAITSAVENDQVTQTDTVAIDPDGSMDDILVHQVTAPGLEGLLDDVSADGDSTTEALYQATQETNDYGQPAVEILFEETNPGSNAEATSLNVSTLTASEATSALTVVYDDSSSNYYVFVDTAALEDAGFEDGDNVETDINVQSDRLLDIDDDVDAEGAEDEYQTAAANFSVEEADGSFDVNEDDEVEAVAGNASITGTTNVAPGTEFTVRVQSTEETQPRFIETQTVTVQADGTFEATFNLNDNAAGDTFTASVRQAGFSASADGVLVESVSTPTATPDDGTPTDTATPDDGTPTATATPDEGTPTATATPDEGTPTATQTSTSTPGFGAVLAVIALIGAALLAVRRDN
- a CDS encoding amidase, which translates into the protein MSESPPNVRPPTTEEIRELAEQHHMSLSDDEVADFAAIIEGMLDGYERIDELSAPTPEVKYHTRDPGYEPDAEEDPLNAFVRKCEVQGADGGPLAGYEVGLKDSVSLAGVEMTLGSKLFEGYVPSTDATIVTRLLDAGATITGKLNMEDMALSGSGELSATGPVLNPRDDDYIAGGSSSGSAAAVATGDVDVAIGGDQGGSIRIPASWSGIVGHKPTHSLVPYTGVAGLGRSFDHVGPMCSTVEDCALMLDVLAGADGLDPRQGAVPTQHYSEALGVTPSEITVGVLQEGFGHEQSEPGVDETVRTALDAFEAAGAEVVDVSVPMHLDGLPIWNAIGLEEITATVNAECVGHYGKGFYDTQFADAFGRARRSQADDYLTTMKLTLIAGQYLSNEYRGHYHAKGQNLARKLTDAYDQALEDVDVLAMPTTPQTAHEVDRDISRVEAIDRALDMLSNTAPFDNTGHPAISVPAGQSDGLPVGVMFVGDSFDDATALASAHAFEQHVEVTL
- a CDS encoding BGTF surface domain-containing protein; this encodes MSTHTDSPHRPTTLVQSDGDSEVNLSEGSIEVPRGGIATFTVRLNDSGSSATVVIGNESEDGYQANVSVTDANDDGEVTFAFNTYTAGNTSAGTVVRLVGDSESDRITFDSTESQTGLNSLLDTGDYLVAVGTNDDPAAVLETPDFVGALFVAERSDPSQTLWRTTQDTLSDVREASDNETRSAVTSVGDAIVNERLTRTDTLAFTPNDSNSDVLVTELSVPGLSGMLGTVSGGEVTDEFTAAIRSNNSSDAPFRVVLAEQNPGLNREPVTLDLGETLSAGTGIDDALTVVYAGGDTFYVFVDYDAVAASTVDGTDSAFEDGDEIAVNGTLQDARLLDIDPNETDASEGASRYPTASATFTLEAADGEFDVNEDDLVTTTAGENATITGTTNVAPGTELTVVIRSGEEVQAAFLESQTVTVGSDGTFTASFNLSAQAPGDTFEAEVTQGPFTTASEGVIVEENATEAS
- the artA gene encoding archaeosortase A; amino-acid sequence: MASIYTDLLGWVVIATFLAGAGVEYVRRNRVGDDAGALATLRRRLDASETPPERTLATAGWVLFAAFWLALFPHFAFTQKSYVEGVLSLLAVPACLYAGWLLWNGRDSLLVLSRAVAAMGVVYFPFESIEVLKRTLILVVTGQTGWAMAQFGYEPALVEGPILGYQNAYRFVTADGHGLLFEVVLACTGLGSMAIFAGLIAAVRAPLGRKLRALAVSIPIIWLLNIARTTFIGITFGNQYLQLFVDEVLFLFGSSDPYMVSFFLSDRVISQVLAVVALVGITYLVVRELPELVTVIEDVLYMITKEEYDLLESLDLPREPVRADGGRDVDDR